In Propionispora vibrioides, the genomic stretch CCTGGCCAGGGCACGGCCGCTTCGGCGGGTATTCCTCCCCTGCAGTTTATCGCCAGCCAGCTCACTGCAGTTTCATAATCCCCGCACCTCTATCTGATCACCGTATTAAACTAACTTTTATTATACTTGATCACCTGTATTTTAGGAAGAGACTTTTACGTTTTTGTGCTAAAAATAAAAACAAATTCCGGACTTTGTACACTAAATTGCTATTTTTAATAGTTTCGTACAGGCTCACTTTGCCGTTTGGCCTTTACCTGATAACCGATGTACAGGCAAAGCAGCCAGGCCGGTGCGATATAGAGCGAATACCGCATATCGGGAATTAAAGCCATGATGACTAAAATGGAGGCCAGAAAAGCCAGGCTGATATAGGACGAAAAGGGATACAAGGGCAGCTTGTAGGTCAGTACCACTTTTTCGGCCTCTTTTTGCTGCCGGAATTTAAGCTGTACCAACAGGATCATAGCCCAGTTGATGATAATGGCGATAGTCGCCACAGCCATTAAATACAAAAACACCCGGTCCGGATCGATATAGCTGAGTAAAACGGCAAACAGCGTAACGCCTGACGATACCAAAATGGCAGCTACCGGAACACCGGAGGTATTCAATTTGGCGAACAGCCGCGGGGCATTTCCCTGCAGGGCCAGACCGTACAACATCCGGCCATTGCTGTATAGTGCACTGTTATAGGTGGACAGGGCAGCCGTCAGCACAACTGCGTTCAACAAATGGGCTGCAGCCGGAATACCCACATGGGTAAAGATTTGCACAAAAGGGCTGCCTTGAGTCCCCATTTCATTCCAGGGGAAAATAGCCAAAATAACGGTCAACGCTCCGACGTAGAATAATAAAATCCGCCAAACCACCTGATTGATTGCCTGAGGGATGGACTTCTTCGGGTTTTCCGCTTCACCGGCGGTAATACCGATCAGTTCCACGCCGCCAAAAGAAAACATGGCCATGACCAACGATAAAATAACGCCGTAAACACCGTTAGGCAAAAAGCCGCCATGCTGCCAGAGATTACCCAGACCAATCGGCACGCCGCCGTGGCCAAAGCCGAAAACAATAATAGCTACACCAAACACAATCATGCCGACAATAGCCAGCACCTTGATAATGGCAAACCAAAACTCAAACTCGCCGAAGGCTTTCACATGAATGAGATTGATGGCGGTAATTGCCACCAGGCAGACCAGCGCCGATACCCAGATGGGGATATCCGGCAGCCAGTAATTCACATAAGTGCCGACAACGGCAAGCTCCGCCATACTGACTACAATATAGTTGAACCAGTAATTCCAGCCACCAATAAACCCGGGCAGCTCACCCCAGTATTGGTAGGCATACTGACTGAAGGAACCCGATACCGGCTGTTCCACCGACATCTCACCCAAGGCCCGCATGATAAAGAAAATAATGATGCCGCCGATTAAGTACGATACCGTAATGGCCGGTCCCGCCAGCTTGATGACTGAGGCCGAGCCGTAAAACAAGCCTGTGCCGATGGCGCCGCCCAGCGCAATCATCTGAATATGACGGTTTTTAAGACCCCGCTGAATGTTTCCTTCCTCCGCATTAGGATGGTTCATGCTTACTTCACTCCACTTCCGTTACTTTTTTCTCCCAACTTATTTACACTCAGTAAATTATACATAACTATGTCCTCTGTGTAAAGTACACAATCACCCTATTTAACGCTGTTATCCCTGTCTACTGGCGACAGACATAGAAAAACATACCGCATACACAGCCGATCCGGCGCCTATTATCTGATTTTTTCAGCCGCCCACTGTGTTCTCCCGGAAAACACAACCGTCCGGCAATCCAGTTGCTAATCCGAACCGAAAAAACATAAAAACGGGCTGATCGCGCCGCTTTCGCGCGCCCAGCCCGCCTTATTATAAGCTATAAGCATTCCATTTAGCCTGTCCCAAGGAGTTTTCTCCGTCCTGTGTCGTTATTGTCAACCGGCCTACTCCGGTATACCTCTTTCCTTGGCCTTTGCCCTACGGGAAATCTGCTCGTCATCATCCTACAGGATTAGAGCTGATACGGTACTAGATCACTTTTTTCCTCTCCCGCATAAAGCGGACAAACTGCTCGGTTAGCTGCGGATCAAACTGGCCGCCGCTGCCTGTTTCAACATGAGCCACGCCCTGCGCCCTGGTCATAACAGCGCCATAGGGACGTTCATGAGTAACGGTGTCAAATACATCGATCAGCGAAAACAACCTGGCCAGCAGGGGAATTTTATCACCCTTTATGCCATAAGGATAACCCTTGCCATCCCAGCGTTCATGAAGAGCCAAAATAACCTCGGCCAACACCGCCTCCCCGATGGCCTGCGCCATTCGGTAGCCGATATCGCTGTGGCTTTTGACCAGTTCCCATTCCTCAGTTGACAAGGTTGTCTGTTTCCCCAGTATATCCCTGGGGATGGCCACTTTGCCAATATCGTGGAGTGCCGACAGCAGCACCAGCGGTTTCATATCCGGCCCGTCCATATCCAGGCCGATATACGTGGCAAACTCAGCGGCCAACTGACACACTCTGGCGCTGTGCCCGGCTTCTTCAAAGCAACGGGTATGCAGGGTATTTTCCATACCCATGATGATTTCCCGCCGCACTGTCCGGCTTTCCAGCAGCTTATGGCTGTACATCCGGCTTTCCGCGATACCGAACAATTCGGCCAGGGTAGCAAAGCCGTCCTCCCTGGTCGCCATGCCAATGGCGGCACTCAATGGAATAGGGGTGTTCGCCCGTTGCCGGCAGGCCGTCCGGATTTTGCAGCAAACCGCTTCGCATTCCTGACTGCTTGTGAGCGGCTGTAAGATCAAGAACTCATCGCCGCCCCAGCGGACAATAATATCGGTGGAACGGCTGGACTGTTTCAACACCTCGGCCATCGCCATCAGCAGGCTGTCGCCCTCGTGATGACCGAATACGTCATTTACCAGTTTAAGCCCGTTCATATCTATCAGAATGACACTTAACGGCGAAAACTCCATCTTTTCCAGTTCGGCGCGCATCATTTCAATATAAGCCCGGTTATATAGAGTAGTCAGTTTGTCATGGTAACTGAGATACCTGATTTTTTCTTCTGCTTTCTGCTTATCGCTGATATCGGTCAATACCAGCATGATCACCTGGCGATTAATGCCGTCACAGGGCTGTAAAATCTGTTTGCATTCCACATAGACCACTTTCCGGTTGATATGAAAAACCGGTGGCAATTGCTGCAACAGCTCATTCCCTTCAGTTTCATCGACCAGAAACACCTGACTCAGCAACTCCGCCAGTTCTTCCTGCTCGCCCTCGGGGTCCAGCAGCTCGACAATACCGGCACCGTTGATCTTACCGCCAAAAATACGGAGACATTCCGCACTGTAATACCGGTTTACCCGTAAGTCCGCTCCGAAAGTCAAAAAACCCTGGTTGGCATGATCCAGCAAATTTTGCATATCATGCTGGTACTGCTGCAAAAATTTCCCCTGCGTATCACTGATCCGAAACGTTTTACGGGTCATTTGCAGCAGCCGCCGGTAATTCTCGGCCAGTTCACGGTAACGGGGCAAGAGCGCATTGTCCGCATAGCGGGGATCAACCAAGTCACTCATCGTCTGGAGCAAAACCTGCTGCTCATTCCCAAACAGTTCTTCATCTTTTATCGTCCAGCTTACCTTATTGATCTTATTGGTAGTATTCATACTTCTCACCTTCTGACCTCATACGTCTTCCTCCAGCGGAATCAGACGGAAAGGCAGTTCCAAATCTTCCTGAAACTTCACCGCACATTCCTGCGCTACTTCGTTATCCCTGTCATAATACCACTGGACGACAACCTGCTTGCCTGACCGATACGCCGCCGCCAGCTTCTCCAAGAGCAGCAGGATGCACTTGGTACTGCCGGCATTGATATAAGGTATCTGGAAATAAAGCTCCAGCAGCATGGAACTTTCACACCCCGCTAAATATTCGTCCAGCCACTGAAAAACGGGCCCATAAAAGGCAAACGCATTATCCGGATAAGATTGTCCAATTATTTTCAGCCTATGCCGATCCTGTTCAAACAAAATCCCTGGCGTAGAACTGGTTTGCTCAATATGTAATGGCTTCATAATATCCTGGTTTCTCCTTTTATATTTACAAAGAATACCTTTTCGCCAGTCTTCACCCTATTCCCTTCCTATCGTCGTTTTCCGGTACGGTTTTGGCAAGAAATAATTTTTTAAACCCCGCATCGTCTGGCTGATGACCCGCTTCGACTTGACACACCCGCCGTCTTGGCTTTATTCTAAGGAAACAGAGTTCTTTTTCAAGAACCGCACTGACAAAAACCGCATTCCGCCTGTGATTGTCACGGATCTATCCCGTCCATCCATGGCGAACAACAAAGGAGAAGATATCCGATGACCACCTCGTTTCGTACTGTGCTTTGCACCGGCCTGCTGTTGGTGCTATTAACCGGCTTAGGCTGCTCCCAACAGGCGCCGGCCAAACCGGCTGAACCGGCCCGGGAAACGCAGCAGGCGCAAAGCGCCGATGTCAAAAACCGGACTGCCGTCTTTGAAACCTCCAAGGGCACCTTTAAGGTTGAACTGTTTGACGATAAAGCGCCCAAAACGGCCGGTAATTTTGCCACCCTGGCGCAAAAGGGCTTCTATAACGGTCTGATTTTCCACCGCGTTATCGATAACTTCATGATCCAGTCCGGTGATCCCAACGGTAATGGCACCGGCGGTCCCGGCTACACCATTCCCGATGAATTCAGCCCTGACTTAAAGCATGACAAGGCCGGCATTCTCTCCATGGCCAACCGTGGTCCCAACACAGGAGGCTCGCAGTTTTTCATCACCCTCGATGCCACGCCCTGGCTGGACAATAAGCATGCCGTCTTCGGCCGGGTAACGGAAGGCATGGATGTGGTGAAAGCCATTGGCAAAGTCAAAACCGGCGCCCAGGATAAACCATTGGAAGATGTGGTAATCAAAAAAATAACGATAGTGCTTCCGCCGGCGGAATGATGGAGTATGGCACCGAGAATTTTTTTCAGCAGGCAAGGCGGAGGAAGCGCACATATCGCACATATGTAAGCCGACGACAACGAAGTCTGCTGGAAAAAAGGCCGGTGATATACGGTCTTTCGCCGGAGGAAACCCTAGGATAGGAATGTTCCATTATGAAAAGAACCAAAGCCAACCTGCTGCTGCTCTTAACCTCCGCCATTTGGGGCTTTGCTTTTGTGGCCCAGCAAGTGGGCATGGACCACATTGGTCCCTTTACTTTTACCGCCGTACGGTTTGCGTTGGGCAGCGCCTCACTCATTCCGCTGATTCTCTATTTTAAGAAAACCGAAAAGCCCGCACCGGCGGCCACTGCCAATACCACCTATGTCGGTCTGGCAGCCGGCTGCATCCTGTTCTGCGGCGCTTCGCTGCAGCAGGTGGGCCTGCTGTACACCACGGCAGGCAAGGCCGCCTTCATCACCGGCCTTTATACCGTACTGGTGCCAATTGCCGGCATCTTTTTAAAGCAACGTACCAGCCTCATTACCTGGCTCAGTTCGCTGCTGGCCGTCACCGGGCTGTTTTTCCTGTGTGTTAAGGAAAATCTCACGCTGTCTTACGGTGACCTGCTGGAGCTGGTCGGGGCTTTCTTCTGGACGGCTCACATTATCCTGATCGATCACTTCTCCCATAAGGTGGACAGTCTCAAGCTGGCTTCGGTTCAGTTCGCCACCTGTTCGGTTTTAAGCCTGACCGCCGCCCTGGCTTTAGAGACCATCACGCTTGACGGCATCCGGCTGGCCGGCATTCCCATCCTGTACGGTGGTCTGGCCTCGGTGGGCATTGCTTACACCCTGCAGATCATCGGCCAGAAATATGCCTCGCCAACCCACGCTTCCATCATTCTCAGCCTGGAAACGGTGTTTGCCGCCATCGGCGGTTATCTGTTTCTCCAGGAAATCCTGGGTGTACGGGAACTTTGGGGCTGCCTCTTAATGCTGAGCGGTATGCTGCTCTCGCAGCTAAAAGGAACAGCCCCTCACGACAACAAGACGGCTGCCTGACAGGCCACGCTGAAGAGGCCGTTGCGCTAAGAAAGCGCAACGGCCTTATTTTTTTTGGTTCCGGTTTGGCCTTTTCCGGAAAAATACATTCCGCAGGATGAAAAATTGCCAGCTTACGTTAAGAAATCCGCCTGTGCCCTTTGGGTAGTTGTTTGAGCGAAGCGAGTTTACGGATTTTAGTAAGCTGGCAATTTTTCACATGATCAGAAAGCATAGACTTTCTGATCATAAGTAAGAACGACTAAGGCTTCTGTCTTCGTCCTTAGGGACTCGACACAAGCCAAGTCTTTTCTTAAGTATTTTGGAGGACAGGCCTAGCCTTTTGGGTCCCTTTGTGGCAATGACAAAGGGACAACAAGCTTTTTCTCCACACATACGGACTGTTTAAATAAACAAAATTATTTTGCGACAGCAGCCTATTACTTTTTCTGAACCGCTTCCGCCAGTTCATTTAAATAGGTCCACCGATCCAAGAGTTCGCTTAAGCGGGCATTGGTCTGCTCCTGCAACGCCACCAACTCCTGCAGGCGGGTGAAATCACTGCCACCGACGGCTATCTGCCCGTTGATGAGCGCCAACTCCGCCTCCACGCCGGCAATGACCGTTTCAATCTCCTCATACTCCCGCTGCTCCTTAAAGGACAGCTTGCGGGGCCGTACACTGTCCTTCACCGCAGCGGCCGGCTCCGGCACTGGCGGCTTGTTCTTGGGTATTTCCTCCTGTTCGCGGGCCGCTGCGGCATAATCACTGTAACCGCCGATATAGGGTTTGATGCGGCCTTCTCCCTCGAAAGCGAAGATTTTATCCGTCACCCGGTCCAGAAAATACCGGTCATGAGATACGGTGATCACAGCACCGGGAAAATCATCCAGGTAATCTTCCAGGACGGTCAGCGTCTGAATATCCAGATCGTTGGTCGGTTCATCAAGCAAGAGGACATTGGGCGCTTCCATCAGCACCCGCAGCAGGTAGAGACGCCGCCGTTCACCGCCGGACAACCGGCCGACAGGCAGCCACTGCAGGGCCGGTGGGAATAAAAACCGCTCCAGCATCTGGGCTGCCGTAATGTGGCCGCCGTCGGCTGTCGGCAGAATATGCCCGGCTTCCTTGATGTAGTCAATCACCCGCAGGTTTTCATCCATCTCCCGGCCTTCCTGCGAAAAATAGCCGATTTTAACGGTTTGACCGATGTCCACACTGCCGGCGTCAGGCAGCAATTGGCCGGCAATGATATTGAGCAGGGTGCTCTTGCCGCTGCCGTTAGGCCCGACAATCCCCACCCGGTCCTGTTTCAGGACAATGTAACTGAAATCCCTGATACACGTGCGCCCGTCAAAGCCTTTGGTTACTTCCTGCAGCTCAATAATCTTCCGCCCCAGCCGGCTGGATACGGCGCTGATTTCCAGCTTGCCGGCAGCCTCGTCCGGTTTGTCGTTCTGCAGGGTTTCAAACCGTTCAATCCGGGCCTTCTGCTTGGTACTGCGCGCCCTGGCGCCCCGGCTGATCCAGGCCAGTTCCTGCCGGAGCAGGTTCTGCCGTTTCCGTTCGGACGCTTCGGCCAGTTCCTCCCGTTCGGCTTTCTTCTCTAAAAACAGGCTGTAATTGCCGCTATAGCTGTACAGCCGTCCTTTATCCAGTTCAATAATCCGATTAGCCACACGGTCAAGAAAATACCGGTCATGAGTGACCATGATCAGTGCACCTTTGCGCTTTTGCAGATACTCCTCCAGCCAGGACACTGTCGCGTTGTCGATATGGTTGGTCGGCTCATCCAGGATGAGCACATCGGCTGGTGTGATCAGCGCCCCGGCCAGGGCAATCCGTTTGCGCTGGCCACCGGACAGCGTACTGACGAGACCGGTAAACTCCTGGATACCCAGCTTGGTTAAAATACTCTTGGCTTCGCTTTCCAGTTGCCACGCATGGTGAGCGTCCATTTGCTGCGACAGGGCAATCAGCCGCTGGGCGGCCGCGGCATCGCCCGGCCGCTCCTGACTGGCCAGCAGCGCCGCTTCATACTCCCGCAGCAGCCGCATAACCGGTGAATCGCCCTTAAACACCTGCTCCAGAACGGTGGCTGTTTCATCAAAGTCAGGGTTTTGCGGCAAGTATTCCAAATGGATGCCGCCGCCCCTGACAATCCGGCCGCTGTCAGCCTGTTCCCGTCCGGCGATAGTTTTTAAGAAGGTGGATTTCCCCGTGCCATTAACACCGATCAGCCCGATCTTATCGCCCTCATCCACACCAAAGGTAACCTGTTCAAACAGCATTCTCACGCCATAGCTTTTCGCCAATTCTTCGACTGATAAAAGATTCATCGTTTCTACCCTTTTCCTTTTCTTTGCAAAATCCGCTCCAGGGTGGCGGCAAATGCCCGGTCATCCTCACCGGTACGCGGCCGGGGGCCTTTGGTCCGGCCGCCGCCGCGGCGAAACCGGGCCTTCATTTCCCGTTCCTCCAGCAAAAAATCCATCGTTTCCGGCAGATATTCACGGCCTGACGGACTAAAGCAGTAAGCCTGTTTCCCTAAAATCATCGCGGCCAGTCCCCAGTCCTGAGTGATCACCACATCGCCGGCACCGGTCAGGTTGACGATCTTTACATCAGCCTCCTGTGCCGCATTGCCGACCACAATATGGTGATCGGAAACAATCTGATGGTTAAAACTGGCCACCGTCCAGACTGGGCACTGGTATTGCCGGCCCAGGTCCAGACAGCATTGCAGCGCGGCTTTGGGGCAGGCGTCGGCGTCAATGATAAGCTTCATGATGCCCCTCCCCGCTGCGCCGGGACAGGCGGCAAAGCCGGCGCACCGGCCTGGTCGTTAAAAGTCGCCCGGCAGGTCGGAAAGGCCGTACAACCCCAAAAAGGTCCGTTCCGGCCGTTCTTAAGCTGCAAGGCTCCCTGCTGACAGCGCGGACAGCGGTATTTGGGCAGCTGCGGCACCCCATCCAGATCATCACAGGAAGCCTTGCACACCGGATAGCGCGAACAGCCCCAGAACTTACCGTTGCGGCCTTGCCTGAGCTGCAGCGCCCCCTTGCCGCACTGGGGACAGGGATGCTCCCCTTGCACAGGCAGCGAAGCGGCCAGCGCCGTCCGGCAAATTTCTCGGGTAAAGTCGATTTGCTGACGGATAAACTCCTCCAGGCTGGCCTCGCCGTCGGTCATCAATTGCAGCTGGCTTTCCCAGTGGGCCGTCGAATCAGGGTAGGTCAAGGTATCGGGCAACGCGTCAATCAAAAGATAGGCAGGCTCGGTAGGCACCAGATACTTCTTGCGGCCTTCCTCCCGGATAAAGCCGCGCTGCACCAGTTCCTTGATCATCGTGGCCCGGGTCGCCTCGGTGCCAATGCCGCTGACATCTTTGAGCTGCTTTTTCAGGTCCGGGTTCTTGACGTATTTATGAATTTCCTTCATGGCTGCCAGCAGCGTAGCCGCCGTAAACCGCAGCGGCGGCCGGGTGGTTTTCTTATCAGCCGTTACCTTGAGACAGGTGGCGGCATCACCCTCCGTCATTGCCGGCAGAATGCCTTCTTCCTCGTCCTTCTTATCATCCGGCTCAGCGGCATACAGCTCCTTCCAGCCAAGCTCGCGGACAACGCGGCCGCCGGCCGTGAAGATCTCCTGCTCATGGACCACATCCACCTTGG encodes the following:
- a CDS encoding amino acid permease, which gives rise to MNHPNAEEGNIQRGLKNRHIQMIALGGAIGTGLFYGSASVIKLAGPAITVSYLIGGIIIFFIMRALGEMSVEQPVSGSFSQYAYQYWGELPGFIGGWNYWFNYIVVSMAELAVVGTYVNYWLPDIPIWVSALVCLVAITAINLIHVKAFGEFEFWFAIIKVLAIVGMIVFGVAIIVFGFGHGGVPIGLGNLWQHGGFLPNGVYGVILSLVMAMFSFGGVELIGITAGEAENPKKSIPQAINQVVWRILLFYVGALTVILAIFPWNEMGTQGSPFVQIFTHVGIPAAAHLLNAVVLTAALSTYNSALYSNGRMLYGLALQGNAPRLFAKLNTSGVPVAAILVSSGVTLFAVLLSYIDPDRVFLYLMAVATIAIIINWAMILLVQLKFRQQKEAEKVVLTYKLPLYPFSSYISLAFLASILVIMALIPDMRYSLYIAPAWLLCLYIGYQVKAKRQSEPVRNY
- a CDS encoding sensor domain-containing diguanylate cyclase/phosphohydrolase, with translation MNTTNKINKVSWTIKDEELFGNEQQVLLQTMSDLVDPRYADNALLPRYRELAENYRRLLQMTRKTFRISDTQGKFLQQYQHDMQNLLDHANQGFLTFGADLRVNRYYSAECLRIFGGKINGAGIVELLDPEGEQEELAELLSQVFLVDETEGNELLQQLPPVFHINRKVVYVECKQILQPCDGINRQVIMLVLTDISDKQKAEEKIRYLSYHDKLTTLYNRAYIEMMRAELEKMEFSPLSVILIDMNGLKLVNDVFGHHEGDSLLMAMAEVLKQSSRSTDIIVRWGGDEFLILQPLTSSQECEAVCCKIRTACRQRANTPIPLSAAIGMATREDGFATLAELFGIAESRMYSHKLLESRTVRREIIMGMENTLHTRCFEEAGHSARVCQLAAEFATYIGLDMDGPDMKPLVLLSALHDIGKVAIPRDILGKQTTLSTEEWELVKSHSDIGYRMAQAIGEAVLAEVILALHERWDGKGYPYGIKGDKIPLLARLFSLIDVFDTVTHERPYGAVMTRAQGVAHVETGSGGQFDPQLTEQFVRFMRERKKVI
- a CDS encoding DUF1987 domain-containing protein, producing MKPLHIEQTSSTPGILFEQDRHRLKIIGQSYPDNAFAFYGPVFQWLDEYLAGCESSMLLELYFQIPYINAGSTKCILLLLEKLAAAYRSGKQVVVQWYYDRDNEVAQECAVKFQEDLELPFRLIPLEEDV
- a CDS encoding peptidylprolyl isomerase — protein: MTTSFRTVLCTGLLLVLLTGLGCSQQAPAKPAEPARETQQAQSADVKNRTAVFETSKGTFKVELFDDKAPKTAGNFATLAQKGFYNGLIFHRVIDNFMIQSGDPNGNGTGGPGYTIPDEFSPDLKHDKAGILSMANRGPNTGGSQFFITLDATPWLDNKHAVFGRVTEGMDVVKAIGKVKTGAQDKPLEDVVIKKITIVLPPAE
- a CDS encoding DMT family transporter, whose protein sequence is MKRTKANLLLLLTSAIWGFAFVAQQVGMDHIGPFTFTAVRFALGSASLIPLILYFKKTEKPAPAATANTTYVGLAAGCILFCGASLQQVGLLYTTAGKAAFITGLYTVLVPIAGIFLKQRTSLITWLSSLLAVTGLFFLCVKENLTLSYGDLLELVGAFFWTAHIILIDHFSHKVDSLKLASVQFATCSVLSLTAALALETITLDGIRLAGIPILYGGLASVGIAYTLQIIGQKYASPTHASIILSLETVFAAIGGYLFLQEILGVRELWGCLLMLSGMLLSQLKGTAPHDNKTAA
- a CDS encoding ABC-F family ATP-binding cassette domain-containing protein — protein: MNLLSVEELAKSYGVRMLFEQVTFGVDEGDKIGLIGVNGTGKSTFLKTIAGREQADSGRIVRGGGIHLEYLPQNPDFDETATVLEQVFKGDSPVMRLLREYEAALLASQERPGDAAAAQRLIALSQQMDAHHAWQLESEAKSILTKLGIQEFTGLVSTLSGGQRKRIALAGALITPADVLILDEPTNHIDNATVSWLEEYLQKRKGALIMVTHDRYFLDRVANRIIELDKGRLYSYSGNYSLFLEKKAEREELAEASERKRQNLLRQELAWISRGARARSTKQKARIERFETLQNDKPDEAAGKLEISAVSSRLGRKIIELQEVTKGFDGRTCIRDFSYIVLKQDRVGIVGPNGSGKSTLLNIIAGQLLPDAGSVDIGQTVKIGYFSQEGREMDENLRVIDYIKEAGHILPTADGGHITAAQMLERFLFPPALQWLPVGRLSGGERRRLYLLRVLMEAPNVLLLDEPTNDLDIQTLTVLEDYLDDFPGAVITVSHDRYFLDRVTDKIFAFEGEGRIKPYIGGYSDYAAAAREQEEIPKNKPPVPEPAAAVKDSVRPRKLSFKEQREYEEIETVIAGVEAELALINGQIAVGGSDFTRLQELVALQEQTNARLSELLDRWTYLNELAEAVQKK
- a CDS encoding YaiI/YqxD family protein, giving the protein MKLIIDADACPKAALQCCLDLGRQYQCPVWTVASFNHQIVSDHHIVVGNAAQEADVKIVNLTGAGDVVITQDWGLAAMILGKQAYCFSPSGREYLPETMDFLLEEREMKARFRRGGGRTKGPRPRTGEDDRAFAATLERILQRKGKG